In the Leucoraja erinacea ecotype New England chromosome 32, Leri_hhj_1, whole genome shotgun sequence genome, one interval contains:
- the pou2f3 gene encoding POU domain, class 2, transcription factor 3: MSVGTDKSSDVRAGVSQSRDQAGIEQNGHGYTRQIKTEDQRDSPPQDLQPLHTLQQLVVVPGHHLQTAATFLMPQAQQNHQGSLQTPNLLPLSQQSQSSLCSPQSGIGLTSQAVIRSGLMGSSLESHLEALPPHQVPKPIAPKHIPSVQSDEPNDLEELEQFAKTFKQRRIKLGFTQGDVGLAMGKLYGNDFSQTTISRFEALNLSFKNMCKLKPLLEKWLSDAENVPSDSTLNSLASLAPQMIGMEGLGRKRKKRTSIETNIRLTLEKRFHENSKPSSEEILMISEQLSMEKEVVRVWFCNRRQKEKRINCPIASSTKAPMYSSRLVSTSGSIEPPIMSQMHNSLNMTGMSSSSMINRPSSPITSSTDSGHTSTSGQSGLGTAPGSRFWWNSPSFFH, from the exons GTATTGAACAGAATGGCCATGGCTATACTCGGCAG ATCAAAACTGAGGACCAGAGAGACTCGCCTCCACAG GACCTGCAGCCACTTCACACCTTGCAGCAATTGGTGGTCGTACCTGGGCATCACCTGCAAACAGCAGCAACGTTCCTCATGCCTCAGGCACAGCAGAACCATCAAG GTTCGCTGCAGACTCCAAACTTGCTCCCGTTGTCTCAGCAATCACAGAGCTCCCTCTGTTCCCCTCAGTCTGGCATTGGGCTCACTTCACAG GCTGTCATTCGATCAGGTCTCATGGGTTCATCCTTGGAGTCTCACTTAGAAGCCCTTCCTCCACACCAGGTCCCAAAGCCCATTGCTCCAAAGCACATCCCTTCTGTGCAGTCAGATGAACCTAATGACCTGGAGGAACTGGAACAGTTTGCAAAAACATTTAAACAAAGGCGCATTAAGCTGGGTTTCACTCAG GGGGATGTCGGATTAGCGATGGGAAAACTCTATGGAAATGATTTTAGTCAAACTACGATCTCCCGATTTGAGGCTTTGAACCTGAGCTTCAAGAACATGTGCAAACTCAAGCCACTGCTGGAAAAATGGTTGAGTGATGCAG AAAATGTCCCCTCTGATTCAACACTGAACAGCCTGGCATCTCTCGCACCCCAGATGATTGGGATGGAGGGCCTTGGCCGCAAAAGGAAGAAGCGAACAAGCATTGAAACCAACATCCGCCTGACCCTGGAGAAGCGTTTTCATGAG AACTCGAAGCCCAGCTCGGAAGAAATTCTGATGATTTCAGAGCAGTTGTCGATGGAGAAAGAAGTTGTCCGTGTTTGGTTCTGCAATCGGCGTCAGAAAGAGAAGAGGATTAACTGTCCCATTGCTTCTTCCACCAAAGCACCAATGTATAGCTCACGGCTG GTTTCCACCTCGGGATCCATTGAACCTCCGATCATGTCACAGATGCACAACAGCTTGAATATGACAG GCATGTCTTCCTCCAGTATGATCAACAGACCTTCATCACCAATCACATCGTCCACTGATAGTGGACACACCTCAACTAGCGGCCAATCTGGGCTTGGCACTGCTCCAGG CTCACGATTCTGGTGGAATAGTCCTTCATTTTTTCACTGA
- the tlcd5b gene encoding TLC domain-containing protein 5 has protein sequence MAAPLLLVFCSLICWVSIYIFLRQLNCQRCCEWSCRLVTLVHGVLIVCLSGYVGFIDGPWPFTHPGSPNTQLQTHVLCLSLGYFIFDMCWCIYFKTEGLVMLSHHSLSILGIGMVLDLEQSATEVNAVIFGSEVTNPFLQARWFLRQTGRYHTLLGDIVDILFIVLFCSVRIGVGARLLYCELSSPVPLPIVKLGGVAMYMVSWVFMVSIARFAWRKSIHKYKTWRERSQLSVHPQINGHTKKVC, from the exons ATGGCTGCCCCCCTGCTCCTGGTGTTTTGCAGTTTGATTTGCTGGGTGTCAATTTACATCTTCCTCCGTCAGCTGAACTGTCAGCGCTGCTGTGAGTGGAGCTGTCGCCTGGTAACTCTCGTACATGGCGTCCTCATTGTCTGTCTCTCTGGATACGTTGGATTTATAGATGGGCCTTGGCCATTTACTCATCCAG GATCTCCAAACACACAGCTTCAGACCCATGTGCTGTGCCTGTCACTGGGCTATTTTATATTTGACATGTGCTGGTGCATCTATTTCAAAACGGAAGGTCTGGTGATGTTGTCTCACCACAGCCTCAGTATCCTGGGCATTGGCATGGTGTTAGATTTGGAGCAGTCAGCTACAGAGGTAAACGCAGTCATCTTCGGCAGTGAAGTCACCAATCCGTTCCTCCAGGCTCGCTGGTTCCTTCGACAAACTGGGCGTTACCACACTTTGCTGGGAGATATCGTGGACATTCTGTTCATTGTACTGTTTTGCAGCGTGCGGATTGGGGTTGGTGCCAGGTTGTTGTACTGTGAGTTATCTTCCCCCGTGCCCCTCCCGATTGTGAAGCTGGGAGGCGTTGCCATGTACATGGTGTCCTGGGTGTTCATGGTGAGCATTGCCAGATTTGCCTGGAGGAAGAGCATTCACAAATACAAGACGTGGAGGGAACGGAGCCAACTCAGTGTACACCCACAGATCAACGGGCACACAAAGAAAGTTTGCTAG